In a single window of the Streptomyces sp. NBC_00285 genome:
- the rnpA gene encoding ribonuclease P protein component produces MLPTEHRLRRREDFATAVRRGRRAGRPSLVVHLRSGATDPHAPGESAPPTRAGFVVSKAVGGAVVRNKVKRRLRHLMRDRVALLPPGSLVVVRALPEAGDADHEQLARDLDAALQRLLGGGTR; encoded by the coding sequence GTGCTGCCTACCGAGCATCGGCTGAGGCGGCGCGAAGACTTCGCGACCGCGGTACGACGGGGGCGCCGGGCAGGCCGCCCGTCCCTCGTCGTCCATCTTCGTAGCGGTGCCACGGACCCGCACGCGCCTGGGGAGAGCGCTCCCCCGACGCGTGCGGGTTTCGTCGTGAGCAAAGCAGTGGGAGGCGCGGTCGTGCGCAACAAGGTGAAGCGCAGGCTTCGCCATTTGATGCGCGACCGCGTCGCACTGTTGCCCCCCGGTAGCCTGGTAGTCGTACGGGCGTTGCCCGAGGCGGGCGACGCCGATCATGAACAACTGGCCCGAGACCTGGATGCCGCCCTACAGCGGCTGCTGGGAGGGGGCACACGATGA
- the yidC gene encoding membrane protein insertase YidC yields the protein MDTIASLFSFITTPVSWVIVQFHTVYGKLFGPDTGWAWGLSIVSLVILIRICLIPLFVKQIKSTRAMQTLQPEMKKIQERYKNDKQRQSEEMMKLYKETGTNPLSSCLPILAQSPFFFALYHVLNAIATGDTIGVINESLLASARKAHIVGAPLAAKFKDGSATVQALGATVTDVRVVTAIMIVMMSASQFYTQRQLMTKNVDTTVKTPFMQQQKMLMYVFPVMFAVFGINFPVGVLVYWLTTNVWTMGQQMYVIHNNPTPGSKAQAAYLERLTKHVTSHGKTRKRSERTIIKAIVAKGRDRNEFERKFINGLNKSGLAAQTDGNVIQSESQAVVQTEDGSPAGTATPKRQQPKRQSKSQRQSGGAVGAAAGGSTAADDTPSSEPTSLTKSDEPEDAKPAAPAKKQPGAGTRSKAQSGQRKGPQRPKSPSKK from the coding sequence GTGGACACGATTGCCAGTCTTTTCAGCTTCATCACGACACCCGTCTCCTGGGTCATCGTCCAGTTCCACACGGTGTACGGCAAGCTCTTCGGCCCTGATACCGGTTGGGCCTGGGGCCTGTCGATCGTGTCCCTCGTGATCCTGATCCGTATCTGCCTGATCCCGCTCTTCGTGAAGCAGATCAAGTCGACGCGGGCCATGCAGACGCTCCAGCCTGAGATGAAGAAGATCCAGGAGCGCTACAAGAACGACAAGCAGCGTCAGTCCGAAGAGATGATGAAGCTGTACAAGGAGACGGGTACCAACCCGCTCTCCTCGTGTCTTCCCATCCTGGCGCAGTCCCCGTTCTTCTTCGCCCTGTACCACGTGCTCAACGCCATCGCGACGGGTGACACCATCGGTGTCATCAACGAGTCGCTTCTGGCCAGCGCTCGCAAGGCGCACATCGTCGGCGCCCCGCTCGCCGCGAAGTTCAAGGACGGTTCCGCCACCGTCCAGGCGCTGGGCGCCACGGTCACCGATGTGCGGGTCGTCACCGCGATCATGATCGTCATGATGTCGGCGTCGCAGTTCTACACGCAGCGCCAGCTGATGACGAAGAACGTCGACACCACGGTCAAGACGCCGTTCATGCAGCAGCAGAAGATGCTGATGTACGTCTTCCCCGTCATGTTCGCCGTCTTCGGTATCAACTTCCCGGTCGGTGTCCTCGTCTACTGGCTGACCACCAACGTGTGGACCATGGGCCAGCAGATGTACGTGATCCACAACAACCCCACCCCGGGTTCCAAGGCTCAGGCCGCCTACCTGGAGCGCCTGACCAAGCACGTCACGAGCCATGGCAAGACGCGCAAGCGCAGCGAGCGCACGATCATCAAGGCGATCGTCGCCAAGGGCCGTGACCGCAACGAGTTCGAGCGCAAGTTCATCAACGGTCTGAACAAGTCGGGTCTCGCGGCCCAGACCGACGGCAACGTGATCCAGAGCGAATCCCAGGCCGTGGTCCAGACCGAGGACGGCTCGCCGGCCGGTACGGCCACGCCCAAGCGCCAGCAGCCCAAGCGGCAGAGCAAGTCCCAGCGCCAGTCGGGTGGTGCGGTGGGTGCCGCTGCGGGCGGCTCGACGGCCGCTGATGACACCCCGTCGTCGGAGCCGACCTCGCTGACCAAGTCCGACGAACCCGAGGACGCCAAGCCTGCCGCTCCCGCCAAGAAGCAGCCCGGCGCCGGCACCCGCAGTAAGGCCCAGTCCGGACAGCGCAAGGGTCCGCAGCGGCCCAAGTCCCCGTCCAAGAAGTAA
- the rpmH gene encoding 50S ribosomal protein L34 → MSKRTFQPNNRRRAKTHGFRLRMRTRAGRAILANRRGKGRSSLSA, encoded by the coding sequence GTGAGCAAGCGCACCTTCCAGCCGAACAACCGTCGCCGCGCGAAGACCCACGGTTTCCGCCTGCGGATGCGTACCCGTGCCGGTCGCGCGATTCTCGCGAACCGCCGTGGCAAGGGTCGCTCGAGCCTGTCCGCCTGA
- the yidD gene encoding membrane protein insertion efficiency factor YidD: MKYPLLALIKLYQWTISPLLGPVCKYYPSCSHYGYQSIDRHGAIKGTALTAWRILRCNPWSLGGVDHVPPRKRPRWHEMLRNAWRARRGGPPAADSAAEGQTPSSPAAETPSHAQGA, translated from the coding sequence ATGAAGTACCCGCTGCTGGCGTTGATCAAGCTGTACCAGTGGACCATCAGTCCGCTGCTCGGACCGGTGTGCAAGTACTACCCGTCGTGCTCTCACTACGGCTACCAATCCATCGATCGGCACGGTGCGATCAAGGGCACGGCGCTCACCGCCTGGCGCATCCTGCGGTGCAATCCGTGGTCGCTGGGGGGTGTGGATCATGTCCCGCCACGCAAGCGGCCCCGGTGGCACGAAATGCTGCGTAACGCCTGGCGTGCACGCAGGGGCGGGCCCCCCGCCGCCGACTCGGCCGCCGAGGGACAGACTCCTTCGAGCCCGGCCGCCGAGACTCCGTCCCATGCCCAAGGAGCATGA